The region CCTGGACCTTGAACCTTGATGCCAACTTCTTTAATGCCGTGTTCTTTTGCTTTGTTTAAAGCATCTTCTACAGCTTGTTGAGCTGCATAAGGAGTTGATTTTTTACTACCCTTAAAGCCTAAGCCACCTGCACTACTCCATGCAATAGCATTTCCCATTTCATCAGTTACAGTTACCATAGTGTTGTTAAATGTTGCACTGATATAAACGATACCTTTGGCTATGCTTTTTCTAACTACTTTTTTCTTAACAATTTTTCTTTTCGCCATTTATTATCCTTTAACCCTTGCCTTACTTAGTAGCCGCACCGACAGTTTTACGTCTGCCTTTTCTAGTTCTAGCATTAGTTTTAGTCTTTTGACCACGAACAGGAAGACCCTTTCTGTGGCGAAGACCTCTATAACTTCCAAGATCCATAAGAGCTTTGATATCCATAGCAACTTGTTTTCTCAAATCACCCTCAACGACGTGGTGCTCTTGAATTTCTTTACGGATAGCTGCTGCTTCGTCTTCGCTAAGCTCGTAAACTCTCTTATCATAAGAAATTCCAGCTGCGTCAAGAATTTGACGAGATTTATAAAGACCTATACCATAGATATAAGTCAAACCATACTCGATTCTCTTTTTGTTTGGTAAATCTACACCTGCAATACGTGCCATGCCTTATCCTTGTCTTTGTTTATGTTTTGGATTTTCGCAGATAACACGAATTATGCCACTACGTTTGACAATTTTACATTTGTCACACATCTTCTTTACAGAAGGACGAACTTTCATTTTAGTCTCCTAAAAATTTATTCCACT is a window of Campylobacter concisus DNA encoding:
- the rpsK gene encoding 30S ribosomal protein S11, with amino-acid sequence MAKRKIVKKKVVRKSIAKGIVYISATFNNTMVTVTDEMGNAIAWSSAGGLGFKGSKKSTPYAAQQAVEDALNKAKEHGIKEVGIKVQGPGSGRETAVKSVGGVEGIKVTFFKDITPLPHNGCRPPKRRRV
- the rpmJ gene encoding 50S ribosomal protein L36 codes for the protein MKVRPSVKKMCDKCKIVKRSGIIRVICENPKHKQRQG
- the rpsM gene encoding 30S ribosomal protein S13 yields the protein MARIAGVDLPNKKRIEYGLTYIYGIGLYKSRQILDAAGISYDKRVYELSEDEAAAIRKEIQEHHVVEGDLRKQVAMDIKALMDLGSYRGLRHRKGLPVRGQKTKTNARTRKGRRKTVGAATK